One region of Vigna angularis cultivar LongXiaoDou No.4 chromosome 10, ASM1680809v1, whole genome shotgun sequence genomic DNA includes:
- the LOC108336053 gene encoding auxin efflux carrier component 4: MITWKDLYTVLTAVVPLYVAMILAYGSVRWWKIFSPDQCSGINRFVAIFAVPLLSFHFISTNNPYAMNFRFIAADTLQKIMMLFALTLWTNLTKTGSLEWMITIFSLSTLPNTLVMGIPLLIAMYGDYSGSLMVQVVVLQCIIWYTLLLFLFEYRAAKILIMEQFPETAASIVSFKVDSDVVSLDGRDFLETDAEVGDDGKLHVTVRKSNASRRSFMMTPRPSNLTGAEIYSLSSSRNPTPRGSNFNHADFFSMMGYQPRHSNFTANDLFSSRGPTPRPSNFEETSTPQPVTVASPRFGFYPTQTVPAAYPPPNPEFSSAPTKPTTVTKNQNQQNLTKGAHDAKELHMFVWSSSASPVSENAGLNVFGNTDLGSSEQPDQGAKEIRMLVADNAHVQNGEANITGGLEAELGGEEFKFPVNGGEQVEEEKDKEREKEGLNGLNKLGSSSTEELHPKVGRAGELSGGGKHMPPASVMTRLILIMVWRKLIRNPNTYSSLIGVVWSLIAFRWHVHMPKIIEKSISILSDAGLGMAMFSLGLFMALQPKIIACGNSVATFAMAIRFLTGPAVMAAASIAVGLRGTLLHVAIVQAALPQGIVPFVFAKEYNVHPAILSTAVIFGMLIALPITLVYYIVLGL, encoded by the exons ATGATAACATGGAAAGACCTGTACACGGTGCTCACGGCAGTGGTGCCTCTGTATGTGGCCATGATCCTGGCTTACGGTTCCGTGCGGTGGTGGAAGATATTCTCGCCGGACCAGTGCTCCGGCATAAACCGCTTTGTGGCTATCTTTGCCGTGCCCCTCCTCTCCTTTCACTTCATCTCCACGAACAACCCCTACGCCATGAACTTCCGCTTCATTGCTGCCGACACTCTCCAGAAAATAATGATGCTCTTTGCCCTGACTCTCTGGACCAACCTCACCAAAACTGGCTCGCTGGAGTGGATGATCACCATCTTCTCCCTCTCAACGCTCCCCAACACGCTCGTCATGGGCATCCCCCTCCTCATCGCCATGTACGGTGACTACTCCGGCTCCCTCATGGTTCAGGTAGTCGTGCTCCAGTGCATCATTTGGTACaccctcctcctcttcctcttcgAATACCGCGCTGCCAAAATCCTCATCATGGAGCAATTCCCTGAAACTGCTGCCTCCATTGTCTCCTTCAAGGTCGACTCAGACGTCGTTTCGCTTGACGGACGGGACTTTCTCGAAACAGACGCGGAGGTCGGCGACGACGGCAAGCTCCACGTCACCGTGAGGAAATCCAACGCTTCCCGACGGTCCTTCATGATGACGCCGCGGCCCTCCAACCTCACCGGCGCTGAGATTTACAGCCTCAGCTCCTCGCGTAACCCCACGCCACGTGGTTCCAACTTCAACCACGCGGATTTCTTCTCCATGATGGGGTACCAACCACGCCACTCCAATTTCACCGCCAATGATTTGTTCTCTTCCCGTGGACCCACTCCACGACCTTCCAATTTCGAAGAAACCTCCACGCCTCAGCCCGTCACAGTCGCTTCTCCCCGCTTTGGGTTTTACCCAACTCAGACCGTGCCGGCTGCGTACCCGCCTCCCAACCCGGAGTTCTCTTCTGCTCCTACTAAACCCACAACAGTTACCAAGAACCAGAACCAGCAGAATCTCACTAAGGGTGCCCACGATGCGAAAGAGCTTCACATGTTCGTATGGAGCTCCAGCGCGTCGCCGGTGTCGGAAAATGCGGGGCTGAACGTGTTCGGGAACACCGACCTTGGAAGCTCCGAACAACCCGACCAGGGTGCCAAGGAGATCAGGATGTTGGTGGCTGATAATGCCCACGTACAAAATGGGGAAGCAAACATCACAG GTGGTTTGGAGGCCGAACTTGGCGGAGAAGAGTTCAAGTTTCCGGTGAACGGGGGAGAACAggtggaagaagagaaagataaagagagagaaaaggaggGGCTGAATGGGCTGAACAAGTTGGGGTCAAGCTCTACGGAAGAGCTCCACCCGAAAGTTGGCAGAGCCGGCGAGCTTTCCGGTGGCGGAAAACACATGCCTCCTGCGAGTGTGATGACTCGTCTCATTTTGATAATGGTGTGGAGGAAGCTTATCCGCAACCCCAACACGTACTCCAGCCTCATTGGTGTGGTATGGTCCCTCATTGCCTTCAG GTGGCACGTGCACATGCCCAAAATAATAGAGAAATCAATTTCTATACTGTCTGATGCCGGTCTTGGAATGGCAATGTTCAGCTTAG GTCTGTTTATGGCACTTCAACCAAAGATAATTGCATGTGGAAACTCTGTGGCTACATTTGCTATGGCTATTAGATTCCTGACTGGTCCAGCCGTGATGGCTGCAGCTTCCATAGCAGTTGGCCTCCGTGGCACTCTCCTACACGTAGCAATTGTTCAG GCTGCACTTCCTCAAGGAATTGTTCCATTTGTGTTTGCTAAGGAGTACAACGTTCATCCAGCCATTCTTAGCACGGC GGTTATATTTGGGATGTTGATAGCACTTCCTATTACTCTTGTCTACTACATTGTTCTTGGTTTATGA
- the LOC108334965 gene encoding histone acetyltransferase HAC1 produces the protein MHWERIKSFGIANILESELFMDAASLEEYRNRKTLIQRLKTKVVMFRANKRCQADNIISFTSNMLPSSHSLSNGKPPGHAFQRVLPPCINATGVVTEDKKHDLPKRGLSSIPKCTDLDVLPEFPVALVGGSHLEANSKSFVMQPLTKRTVDSETVYKVEQITNPVSESDIWIKDNLLNDTFGQPQNEAILCGTQAYHLLNSGKSLTKRRKVDSETGYKVEQIINLVSESHTGIKDNLMNGTFGQPLEEEPILYEGTQAYNMLNSEQPLTKGRKVDSETECKVEQITNPISESNTWIKDDLMNNTFGQPLQNKPILYEGTQVYKLLNSEQLTKDHDVIVNYSGSDYNMKTVCEKSMATNTEDIQDRRRFNQYESNAIEKVIEPKSQEKKKEFTDPTVSSTTESLTRSGIKEHIRSLRQQDNNKDITNRESGENDIYKCHLCSMATLYFDPKPIYCFCCGTSIRRNACYYYRREEEDTQNCFCTTCYKNTRGGIITFNGTTVSKTDLIKNKNDRECEEAWVQCSKCKSWQHHICALYNNTRDLDNSAEYLCLLCCLNENRNDVRVPYDAKDLPRTMLGDHIEGRLLKRLGQIERNKNPEKVFVADNLSVRVVLSVDKHIEVKKQFLDIFEEDNYPAEFSYASKVILLFQKIDGVDVCLFAMYAQEFGSECGYPNQRSIYISYLDSVKYFRPEIHISARESLRTFVYHEILIGYLDFCKKRGFTTCYIWSCPPIKGDDYIFYCHPESQKTPKKNQLRHWYHSALRKAVEEDIVVGLSNLYDHFFLPTGKCESKVTAARLPYFDGDFWSDAAMDKASQIEQHTAGNREKMLKLIPNRSLKSMGLVNLSKETAKDILVMQKLRQTISPFKEDFIVVQLQYVCIHCHKVIECGKRWFCKECKIFQECERCHTADSHTSVKGEKHKLCEVLTGRILRDTTKEKDIIFNNGLFDTRYNFLSFCQRNRFQFDSLRRAKYSSMMILHFLSKPIGIICQVCCKPIVSKCYWKCGNCPEFTVCSACHIARGSKCHAHTLSETCSAALSSTGSEKLKQNTAVELLDVIKHASQCHSTQTQPCTYPNCLKIRKLFSHASRCTVRVSGGCQHCKKVWQAIALHSRNCRDSACRVPRCMDMKKQAELQHAI, from the exons ATGCATTGGGAGCGGATAAAGTCATTTGGTATTGCAAATATTCTGGAAAGCGAACTATTTATGGATGCTGCTTCACTG GAGGAGTATAGGAATAGGAAGACATTGATTCAGCGCTTGAAGACAAAAGTCGTCATGTTTCGTGCAAACAAACGTTGTCAAGCAGacaatattatttctttcacatCTAACATGTTACCATCTTCGCATTCTTTGTCTAATGGAAAACCACCCGGACATGCTTTTCAGAGAGTGCTCCCTCCTTGCATTAATGCAACTGGTGTAGTTACTGAAGATAAGAAACATGACTTACCAAAAAGAGGGCTGTCTTCAATCCCAAAATGCACTGATTTGGATGTGCTTCCTGAATTTCCTGTTGCTTTGGTTGGGGGAAGCCATTTGGAAGCTAACTCCAAGTCATTTG TCATGCAACCACTAACCAAAAGAACAGTGGATTCTGAAACTGTGTACAAGGTGGAACAAATTACAAACCCAGTATCTGAAAGCGATATTTggataaaagataatttattgaatgataCATTTGGACAACCTCAGAACGAAGCAATTTTATGTGGTACACAAGCTTACCATTTGTTAAATTCAGGAAAATCACTAACCAAAAGAAGAAAAGTGGATTCTGAAACTGGGTACAAGGTGGAACAAATTATAAACCTAGTATCTGAAAGCCATACTGggataaaagataatttaatgaACGGTACATTTGGACAGCCTCTTGAGGAGGAACCTATTTTATATGAAGGTACACAAGCTTATAACATGTTAAATTCAGAGCAACCACTAACTAAAGGAAGAAAAGTGGATTCTGAAACTGAGTGCAAGGTGGAACAAATTACAAATCCCATATCTGAAAGCAATACTTGGATAAAAGATGATTTAATGAATAATACATTTGGACAGCCTCTTCAGAACAAACCAATTTTATATGAAGGTACACAAGTGTATAAGCTGTTAAATTCAGAGCAACTAACAAAAGATCATGATGTGATAGTTAACTATAGTGGATCTgattataatatgaaaactgTTTGTGAAAAATCTATGGCTACAAATACAGAGGACATACAAGACAGGAGGAGATTCAACCAATATGAGTCCAATGCTATTGAAAAAGTCATTGAACCAAAatctcaagaaaagaaaaaggagttCACAGATCCAACTGTTTCCTCAACAACTGAATCTTTAACAAGAAGTGGAATAAAGGAACACATTAGAAGTCTCAGACAGCAAGATAATAATAAG GATATAACGAACAGAGAATCAGGAGAAAATGATATCTACAAATGCCATTTGTGTTCAATGGCAACACTGTACTTTGACCCTAAGCCAATTTACTGCTTTTGTTGCGGCACCAGCATCAGGCGTAATGCATGTTATTACtatagaagagaagaagaggacaCGCAGAATTGCTTTTGTACAACATGCTATAAGAATACCCGAGGTGGGATCATCACATTCAACGGGACAACTGTTTCCAAGACCGATcttatcaaaaataaaaatgatagagAATGTGAAGAAGCg TGGGTTCAATGCAGTAAATGCAAAAGTTGGCAGCATCACATATGCGCACTCTATAACAATACAAGAGATTTGGACAACAGTGCTGAATATCTTTGCCTTTTATGCTGCCTAAACGAAAATAGAAATGATGTGCGTGTACCCTATGATGCTAAAGACTTGCCGAGAACCATGCTAGGTGACCACATAGAAGGGAGGCTTTTGAAGCGTCTCGGTCAAATTGAAAGGAATAAAAATCCAGAG AAA GTTTTTGTAGCAGACAATCTTTCTGTTAGGGTTGTGCTATCTGTGGACAAACATATTGAAGTGAAGAAACAATTTCTCGATATCTTTGAGGAGGATAATTATCCTGCAGAGTTTTCTTATGcttcaaaa GTTATTCTTCTGTTTCAAAAGATTGATGGAGTGGATGTGTGCCTCTTTGCAATGTATGCTCAAGAGTTCGGCTCAGAATGCGGCTATCCAAATCAGCGttctatatatatttcatatctCGATTCGGTTAAGTATTTTAGACCCGAAATACATATCTCGGCTAGAGAATCTCTCCGTACCTTTGTTTACCATGAAATATTG ATTGGATATCTTGATTTTTGCAAGAAAAGAGGTTTTACAACTTGTTACATATGGTCCTGCCCACCTATAAAGGGAGATGATTATATATTCTACTGTCATCCTGAATCTCAAAAAACTCCGAAGAAAAATCAACTACGACATTG GTATCATTCAGCTCTAAGAAAAGCTGTTGAAGAGGATATTGTTGTTGGTTTATCTAACCTATACGATCATTTCTTTCTTCCTACTGGAAAATGTGAATCCAAGGTAACAGCTGCTCGTTTGCCTTACTTTGACGGAGACTTCTGGTCTGATGCTGCTATGGATAAAGCCAGCCAGATTGAACAGCATACTGCAGGAAACCGTGAAAAGATGCTGAAATTAATACCAAACAGATCTTTGAAGTCGATGGGATTGGTAAATCTTTCTAAAGAAACTGCCAAAGATATTCTAGTGATGCAGAAG CTGAGACAAACCATATCACCTTTCAAGGAAGATTTTATTGTAGTTCAACTTCAGTATGTTTGCATCCACTGCCATAAAGTGATAGAGTGTGGGAAGCGATGGTTTTGCAAGGAGTGCAAGATATTTCAGGAGTGTGAAAG ATGTCACACTGCTGATTCACACACTTCTGTGAAAGGCGAGAAGCACAAACTTTGTGAG GTCCTTACGGGACGCATACTTCGTGATACAACTAAGGAGAAAGATATCATCTTTAATAATGGGTTATTTGATACCAGATATAACTTTCTTAGCTTTTGCCAAAGGAATAGGTTTCAGTTTGATTCACTTCGTCGAGCCAAGTATTCCTCAATGATGATCCTCCATTTTTTGAGCAAGCCTATTGGAATAATTTGCCAAGTTTGCTGTAAACCCATTGTTAGCAAGTGTTACTGGAAATGTGGGAATTGCCCGGAGTTCACTGTCTGTTCTGCATGCCATATCGCCAGAGGTTCCAAATGCCATGCACACACGTTGAGTGAAACTTGTTCAGCCGCACTATCTTCTACTGGGAGTGAAAAATTAAAGCAGAATACAGCAGTG GAACTGCTGGATGTTATAAAGCACGCATCACAGTGTCATTCAACTCAAACTCAACCATGCACGTACCCCAACTGCCTTAAAATAAGAAAGTTGTTTTCTCATGCAAGTAGGTGTACTGTTCGAGTTTCTGGAGGATGTCAACATTGTAAGAAGGTTTGGCAGGCAATAGCTTTACACTCAAGGAATTGTAGAGACTCAGCATGTCGCGTTCCTCGTTGCAT GGATATGAAGAAGCAAGCAGAGTTGCAGCATGCAATCTGA